In the genome of Petrotoga olearia DSM 13574, one region contains:
- a CDS encoding LacI family DNA-binding transcriptional regulator, with the protein MSLKIKDIAKMANVSVATVSRVLNDSDKVSLETKNKIMKIIQKYDYKPDRIATSLRRKKTGIYAVIFSVKGGKVLEDTYSTKFLKGVLNYFSSKGLKLIVDIHENGNVAEYYSNMIKSKVVDGFILLDIRKNDERVNLLNKEKFPYVVIGRNDENNFVYIDSDNVAGAYMAIKHLKQIKCKKILYISGDMGIPVSEQRLTGVKSAQKDLGVEIDVEFGDFDEEKTVEILKSILKKGFEYDGIFCASDTMAYAAMKFLKGLNIEVPIVGYDNIPLSEFVGLSTIDQNIIKIGYSAAQTVDNMAKGKETISMVVPSKLIKRQSTLSFIQKHI; encoded by the coding sequence ATGTCTTTAAAAATAAAAGATATTGCTAAAATGGCAAATGTATCCGTAGCGACAGTTTCTCGAGTATTGAATGATTCCGATAAAGTGAGCCTTGAAACAAAAAATAAGATTATGAAAATAATACAGAAATACGATTATAAACCGGATAGAATAGCAACTTCTTTAAGAAGAAAAAAGACGGGGATTTATGCAGTTATTTTCTCTGTGAAAGGTGGAAAGGTTTTAGAAGATACTTATTCCACAAAATTTTTAAAAGGCGTTTTAAATTATTTTTCTTCCAAAGGTCTTAAACTTATCGTAGATATCCATGAAAATGGCAATGTAGCTGAATATTACAGTAATATGATAAAAAGTAAGGTTGTTGATGGTTTTATTCTTTTAGATATCAGAAAAAATGATGAAAGGGTGAATCTTTTAAATAAAGAAAAATTTCCATATGTTGTTATAGGTAGAAATGATGAAAATAATTTTGTATACATTGATAGTGATAACGTAGCTGGAGCCTATATGGCTATCAAACATTTAAAACAAATAAAATGTAAAAAGATTCTTTATATTAGTGGTGATATGGGGATTCCCGTCTCAGAACAGAGATTAACAGGGGTCAAAAGTGCTCAGAAAGACTTGGGAGTTGAAATAGATGTGGAATTCGGCGATTTTGATGAAGAAAAAACAGTTGAAATATTAAAATCTATTCTAAAAAAAGGTTTTGAATATGACGGAATATTTTGTGCCTCAGATACTATGGCTTATGCTGCAATGAAATTTTTGAAAGGTTTGAATATAGAAGTACCGATTGTTGGATATGATAATATACCGCTTTCCGAATTTGTGGGTTTGAGTACTATTGACCAGAATATTATAAAAATTGGTTATAGTGCTGCACAAACAGTGGATAACATGGCAAAGGGGAAAGAAACGATTTCTATGGTTGTTCCTTCAAAATTAATTAAGAGGCAAAGTACATTGAGCTTTATTCAGAAACACATTTAG
- a CDS encoding 3'-5' exonuclease: MMRVKDKVFLALDFETTGLNPEFGDRIIEIAAIPIYNTKINFKYAFHTLVNPSIFIPAEVSKFHKLNNQDISNAPSLLEVFPRFKEYVGDSIIVSHNVKMDLRFLDIAAKESGMFSIDNYYIDTLEISRYYFDKGPYNLEFLSKKFNLGIKQFHRAWDDALSTAKLFQKYIKLFSFEAITNFIKKWGD; encoded by the coding sequence ATGATGAGAGTTAAAGATAAAGTTTTTTTAGCCTTAGATTTCGAAACAACTGGTTTGAACCCTGAGTTTGGAGACAGAATTATAGAAATTGCCGCAATTCCCATATACAATACAAAAATTAATTTCAAATATGCTTTTCATACATTGGTGAATCCAAGTATATTTATACCTGCAGAGGTCTCAAAATTTCACAAATTAAATAATCAAGATATTTCTAATGCTCCATCCTTATTGGAAGTTTTTCCAAGATTTAAAGAGTATGTCGGTGATTCTATAATTGTATCACATAACGTAAAAATGGATCTAAGGTTTTTAGATATTGCCGCAAAAGAAAGTGGAATGTTTTCAATTGACAATTACTATATTGATACTCTTGAGATTTCTAGGTACTATTTTGATAAAGGTCCCTACAATCTTGAATTTCTTTCAAAAAAATTCAATTTAGGGATTAAACAATTTCATAGAGCTTGGGATGATGCTTTATCTACTGCTAAACTTTTCCAAAAATATATTAAACTTTTTTCTTTCGAAGCAATAACCAACTTTATTAAAAAATGGGGTGATTGA
- a CDS encoding carbohydrate ABC transporter permease has product MVEKKWKIARIISYIVLIVYTLISLFPFLWAALVSFVPMNYVDENGITKGTDVMSWPPKIRVFEWPPKAFGAPLTFENYAKVFEVVPLYSRWFLNTVLYAGFITLGNILIGTLGGYAFARLRFPLKEVWFALFLGTMMVPAQVTMIPQYTLMVNWDLVNTYYGMVFPKLANIFGLFLMRQFFMNFPKEMEEAARIDGAGIGGTFFRIVLPNARPAIGALAIYTFLGAWNDFQWPLIITSRKEMYTLTLGLNFFKTSYYTFWQYMMAATIIMTIPMIIIFLSFQKQFVETGRAAAVKG; this is encoded by the coding sequence ATGGTAGAGAAAAAATGGAAGATTGCTAGGATAATTTCCTATATTGTTTTAATTGTTTACACTTTAATTTCTCTTTTTCCCTTTTTATGGGCAGCACTCGTATCGTTTGTACCTATGAATTATGTTGACGAAAACGGTATTACTAAAGGTACCGATGTAATGAGTTGGCCACCCAAGATAAGAGTTTTTGAATGGCCACCTAAGGCTTTTGGTGCTCCTTTGACATTTGAAAACTATGCGAAGGTTTTTGAAGTAGTTCCGTTGTATTCGAGATGGTTTTTAAATACAGTTTTATATGCAGGGTTTATCACCTTAGGGAACATTTTAATAGGTACCCTGGGTGGTTATGCTTTTGCGAGGCTAAGATTTCCCTTAAAAGAAGTGTGGTTTGCTCTTTTTTTAGGAACCATGATGGTTCCAGCTCAAGTTACCATGATCCCCCAATACACACTGATGGTAAATTGGGATTTAGTTAATACGTATTATGGGATGGTATTTCCAAAATTGGCAAATATTTTTGGCCTTTTTTTGATGAGACAGTTCTTCATGAATTTTCCAAAGGAAATGGAAGAAGCTGCAAGAATAGATGGTGCTGGGATAGGAGGGACTTTTTTCCGAATAGTATTACCCAATGCGAGACCTGCTATTGGTGCGTTGGCAATATACACTTTTTTAGGTGCTTGGAACGACTTTCAATGGCCTTTAATAATTACTTCTCGTAAAGAGATGTACACCTTAACGTTGGGATTAAACTTCTTTAAGACATCTTATTATACGTTCTGGCAGTATATGATGGCGGCAACTATTATAATGACAATTCCAATGATAATTATTTTTCTTTCATTTCAAAAACAGTTTGTTGAAACAGGCAGAGCTGCTGCGGTTAAAGGTTAA
- the zapA gene encoding cell division protein ZapA has protein sequence MKNYRSIEVKILGKDYKYKVDEPEDVINEILENIKSEVETYAKKTGGEEADYIFLLLLLNEKLNSIKTKQEIKHMVDKFSDMLNTALRNNEEDSDEQSKSIQWG, from the coding sequence ATGAAGAATTATCGCTCAATTGAAGTAAAAATCTTAGGAAAAGATTATAAATATAAAGTAGACGAACCTGAGGATGTTATAAACGAAATTTTAGAAAACATAAAATCTGAAGTTGAAACCTATGCAAAAAAAACCGGTGGAGAAGAAGCGGATTATATCTTTCTCCTTTTGCTTCTAAACGAAAAATTAAACAGTATAAAAACGAAACAAGAAATCAAACACATGGTTGACAAATTTAGTGACATGTTAAATACCGCACTTAGAAATAACGAAGAAGACAGTGATGAACAAAGTAAAAGTATCCAATGGGGGTAA
- a CDS encoding stage V sporulation protein S, whose protein sequence is MEVLKVAANSNPVAVAGALAAIIRDKGNVELQAIGAGAVNQAVKAIAIARGYVAPSGIDLVCVPAFSDVEIEGEERTAIKFLVKARD, encoded by the coding sequence ATGGAAGTACTAAAAGTAGCTGCTAACTCAAATCCAGTTGCTGTTGCTGGTGCTTTGGCTGCTATCATTAGAGATAAAGGAAACGTTGAGTTACAGGCTATAGGAGCCGGTGCAGTTAATCAAGCTGTTAAAGCTATAGCAATAGCAAGAGGATACGTTGCACCTAGCGGAATCGATTTGGTTTGTGTTCCAGCATTTTCGGATGTTGAAATCGAAGGAGAAGAGAGAACGGCAATTAAATTTTTGGTTAAAGCAAGAGACTAA
- a CDS encoding DUF4911 domain-containing protein, whose translation MKEKSLHPEYDIYIDIAKEDIHLLIYLVEAEAHIMNVRKKQENGYFKIIVPAGLVAEAVTLLNSLKNSDIKVEVVSIEPHNGII comes from the coding sequence ATGAAGGAAAAAAGTCTGCATCCTGAATACGATATATATATAGACATTGCAAAGGAAGACATTCACCTTTTAATTTATCTTGTTGAAGCTGAAGCTCACATAATGAACGTTAGAAAAAAACAAGAAAATGGGTATTTTAAAATAATAGTACCAGCAGGATTAGTTGCTGAAGCAGTAACTTTACTTAACTCTTTGAAAAATTCTGACATCAAAGTGGAGGTTGTAAGTATTGAACCACATAACGGGATTATTTAA
- the pgmB gene encoding beta-phosphoglucomutase has translation MIKACIFDLDGVIVDTAKYHYMAWKRLADELNIPFNEKDNERLKGVSRMKSLEIILDLGNVNLSQEEKEELAQKKNNWYVECISNMDKSELLPGVEEFIKNLKRKGIKVAIASASKNTKLILKKLNLEDTFDAVIDGTMIDKAKPNPEIFLKASDYLNVKPEECLVLEDAVAGVQAAKKAGMKVIGVGEKKVLKGADKVIKNFENVDLTLIEGI, from the coding sequence TTGATAAAAGCCTGCATTTTCGATTTAGATGGAGTGATAGTCGATACTGCGAAATATCATTATATGGCATGGAAGAGACTTGCAGACGAGTTGAATATACCTTTTAATGAAAAAGATAACGAAAGGTTAAAAGGTGTTAGTAGGATGAAAAGTTTGGAGATTATATTAGATTTGGGAAATGTAAATCTTAGTCAAGAAGAAAAAGAAGAGTTGGCACAAAAGAAAAATAATTGGTACGTTGAGTGCATAAGTAACATGGACAAAAGTGAATTACTTCCTGGTGTAGAAGAATTTATAAAAAATTTGAAAAGAAAGGGGATTAAGGTTGCAATCGCATCAGCTAGCAAAAACACAAAATTAATTTTAAAAAAATTAAATTTAGAAGACACCTTCGATGCGGTTATAGATGGAACAATGATAGATAAGGCAAAACCTAATCCTGAAATCTTTTTAAAAGCTTCTGATTATTTAAATGTAAAGCCCGAAGAATGTCTCGTTTTGGAAGACGCTGTTGCAGGTGTTCAAGCTGCAAAAAAAGCTGGAATGAAAGTTATTGGTGTGGGAGAAAAAAAAGTATTGAAGGGTGCGGATAAAGTAATTAAGAATTTTGAAAACGTTGATTTAACTTTAATTGAAGGTATTTAA
- a CDS encoding ABC transporter substrate-binding protein yields MRKLALFVLMVLLVGSSFSAVTITITGWPGNPAEESAINEIVQKFNSSHQDIQIRWDPIAGDYKQTLMTRLSGGQGPDLFYVDVYVFEELARANVLQPLNLYIQRDGFDIDDFYPNLVDAFTFNNRIYGIAKDFSTLALFYNKEIFDEYDVPYPTSDDTWFDLLYKATLLKERGYEAPLSLAADFNRLIPLIHSFGGRLVKEDLSTALTEKEAVAALKLYTELVTKHELAYLPSTLGAGWLGDAFAKEMTAMVMEGPWALGYIRESFPNVEKKTGIVELPSLVDKSSMIYTVAWSMNRQSAHKDEAWEVLKFLVTEGQEIFVEKAGVLGSRQSVAAEDTDPMKQVFYDSVEFGYPWRVPTPTGIFAKANDYLNSILNDLFAGRITIEEAVNSIEKNYNSWVTQ; encoded by the coding sequence ATGAGAAAGTTAGCTTTATTTGTTTTAATGGTTTTGTTGGTAGGTTCATCTTTTTCTGCTGTTACTATTACCATCACAGGATGGCCTGGGAATCCTGCTGAAGAATCAGCTATAAATGAGATCGTTCAGAAATTCAACTCTTCTCATCAAGATATCCAAATCAGATGGGATCCTATTGCTGGAGATTATAAACAAACACTGATGACTAGGTTATCTGGTGGTCAAGGACCGGATCTGTTCTATGTGGATGTGTATGTTTTCGAAGAGCTAGCAAGGGCAAATGTTTTACAACCTTTAAATCTTTACATACAAAGAGATGGTTTTGATATTGATGACTTCTATCCCAACTTGGTGGATGCGTTCACATTTAACAATAGAATATATGGAATAGCTAAAGATTTTTCAACTCTTGCTCTTTTTTACAACAAGGAGATTTTTGATGAATACGACGTTCCTTATCCAACTAGTGATGATACATGGTTTGATTTGTTGTACAAAGCAACATTATTGAAAGAAAGAGGATATGAAGCACCATTATCTTTGGCAGCAGATTTCAACAGGTTGATTCCTTTAATTCACAGCTTTGGTGGGAGATTGGTAAAAGAAGATTTATCAACCGCATTAACCGAGAAAGAAGCGGTAGCTGCCTTAAAGCTTTATACTGAACTAGTTACAAAACACGAATTGGCTTATCTACCCTCCACGTTGGGTGCAGGATGGCTTGGAGATGCATTTGCTAAAGAGATGACTGCTATGGTTATGGAAGGCCCCTGGGCTTTGGGATATATAAGAGAATCTTTTCCAAATGTCGAAAAAAAGACAGGTATAGTTGAATTACCAAGTCTTGTTGATAAATCCTCTATGATATATACGGTTGCTTGGAGTATGAATAGACAATCTGCACATAAGGATGAAGCTTGGGAGGTTTTAAAATTTTTAGTAACGGAAGGACAAGAAATTTTCGTTGAAAAGGCAGGAGTTCTTGGTTCGAGGCAAAGTGTGGCCGCTGAAGATACAGATCCTATGAAGCAGGTATTCTATGATTCAGTTGAATTTGGTTACCCATGGAGAGTTCCTACTCCTACCGGTATATTTGCCAAGGCAAACGATTACTTGAACTCGATACTAAATGATCTTTTTGCAGGAAGAATTACAATAGAAGAAGCTGTAAATTCTATCGAAAAAAATTACAATTCTTGGGTGACTCAGTAG
- a CDS encoding biotin transporter BioY has product MCIGSQITIPLGPIPFTFQLLFVFLTGYLFHPKKAFAIQMIYLLLGSIGLPVFAGFSGGIVHILGPSGGFLVSFPGAAICISFLKFKKGLSDLISGLLGLFVIYSIGWMWLGIYMKSLVLSFKVGILPFILFDFIKMFISIYIKKMLVSRLKLLSSF; this is encoded by the coding sequence ATGTGTATAGGCTCACAGATTACTATTCCTTTGGGTCCCATACCTTTTACTTTTCAATTACTTTTTGTATTTTTGACGGGATACCTTTTTCACCCAAAAAAGGCTTTTGCTATTCAAATGATCTACTTATTATTGGGTTCAATAGGCTTGCCAGTATTTGCAGGCTTCTCAGGAGGAATTGTTCACATTTTAGGACCTTCCGGAGGGTTTTTAGTTTCTTTTCCAGGGGCTGCTATTTGCATAAGTTTCCTTAAATTTAAAAAAGGTCTTTCAGACCTTATTTCAGGTTTATTGGGTTTATTTGTAATATACTCTATAGGTTGGATGTGGTTAGGAATATATATGAAAAGCCTTGTTCTATCTTTCAAAGTAGGAATATTACCTTTTATATTATTTGATTTTATCAAAATGTTTATTTCAATTTATATAAAAAAAATGTTAGTATCTAGGTTGAAGCTTCTTTCTTCTTTTTGA
- the murI gene encoding glutamate racemase — protein MGVRYFPIMKIGLFDSGIGGLTVLKKVIENFGNHEYFYLADNLNVPYGSKPISFLRENLKNILSFFQTMKVELLISACNTTDSIVKKTNFDTKNYTFTYVSIIENAVKKIGRNDSVLLLATENTINLGAYKEALLNKKIVKIEEKACPLFVPLIEEGYWDGQMAESVLRFYLQDSKSKYQKVILGCTHYPILENQIRKYTNSSIVDPADGIVDFLKNEVNLDRLDGKIKVNYLVTGNIEKFKFLSKIFMKDVKYHPIFKKIQL, from the coding sequence ATGGGGGTAAGATATTTTCCGATTATGAAAATAGGTCTTTTTGATTCAGGAATAGGTGGCTTAACGGTCTTAAAAAAAGTCATAGAAAATTTTGGTAATCATGAGTACTTTTATCTCGCTGATAATTTAAATGTACCTTATGGTTCAAAGCCTATTTCTTTTTTAAGAGAAAATTTAAAAAACATATTATCTTTTTTTCAGACAATGAAAGTAGAGCTTTTAATTTCTGCTTGTAATACAACAGATTCCATTGTAAAAAAAACAAATTTCGACACGAAAAATTATACCTTCACTTATGTGAGTATAATAGAAAACGCTGTAAAAAAAATAGGAAGGAACGATTCTGTTCTTTTGTTAGCCACCGAAAACACCATTAATTTGGGTGCTTATAAAGAGGCACTTCTAAACAAAAAAATAGTTAAAATAGAAGAAAAGGCCTGCCCTTTGTTCGTTCCATTAATAGAAGAAGGCTATTGGGATGGACAAATGGCAGAGTCTGTTTTGAGATTTTATCTACAAGATTCCAAATCCAAGTACCAAAAGGTAATATTAGGGTGCACTCATTATCCAATTCTAGAAAACCAAATTAGAAAATACACAAATTCCTCCATTGTTGACCCCGCAGATGGAATTGTTGACTTTTTAAAAAATGAGGTAAATTTAGACAGACTAGATGGAAAAATTAAAGTGAATTATTTAGTTACAGGAAACATAGAAAAATTCAAATTTCTTTCCAAAATTTTTATGAAAGACGTAAAGTATCATCCTATTTTTAAAAAAATTCAATTATAA
- a CDS encoding carbohydrate ABC transporter permease: MKPKTREAISGYVFASPVIIIVLLFVIYPIIMIFYYSFTNFNPLETQKFKVPLNSQETIELHIGMFQTDVKSVEEIEEWFDLLSFIQYDVGINLTEEQKDAVIEYFDTEKLLENFIEGKLNTIMTNSEFMTTYMKEEKDLFKKYRPQIVGLENFRRMFNDDYVRISLFNTLLYTLIVVPIQTFLAVLLGVAANSKVKGVKFYKVVFFLPAITSSAAISMIFWLIYSKPGILNRILVVLFGNFGYQPIDWLNNPNTALFSIMLMNIWSTAGYFMITFLAGLQDIPNSLYEAAEIDGATGRQKFWRITLPLLRPQILFVIVMGTIGCMQVFDQIYFLIENMRNITISFYIYKNAFEYGNMGYASSLALILFGIIMFITFLQRRYIPEEY, encoded by the coding sequence ATGAAACCTAAAACAAGAGAAGCAATATCTGGGTATGTGTTTGCTTCCCCTGTTATAATTATAGTTTTATTATTTGTTATATACCCAATTATTATGATATTTTATTATAGCTTTACCAACTTTAATCCTTTAGAAACACAGAAATTTAAAGTACCTCTTAACTCACAGGAAACTATTGAGCTTCACATCGGGATGTTCCAGACAGATGTGAAATCAGTTGAGGAAATAGAAGAATGGTTTGATTTGCTATCTTTTATTCAATATGATGTTGGAATAAATTTGACTGAGGAACAAAAAGATGCGGTAATTGAATATTTTGATACTGAGAAACTTTTGGAGAATTTTATCGAAGGTAAATTAAATACAATTATGACAAATTCTGAATTTATGACAACTTATATGAAAGAAGAAAAAGATCTATTCAAAAAGTATAGGCCCCAAATCGTCGGATTAGAAAATTTTCGAAGAATGTTTAATGATGATTACGTTAGAATTTCCCTTTTCAACACCTTACTGTATACATTGATCGTTGTCCCTATACAAACTTTTTTAGCTGTTTTGTTAGGAGTTGCAGCAAATTCAAAAGTTAAAGGTGTTAAATTTTACAAGGTTGTATTTTTCCTTCCAGCAATAACATCGTCTGCAGCTATTTCTATGATCTTTTGGTTGATTTATTCTAAGCCAGGAATTTTAAATCGAATTCTGGTAGTACTTTTCGGTAATTTTGGATATCAACCGATAGATTGGCTTAATAACCCAAACACGGCGTTATTTTCAATAATGCTCATGAACATATGGTCTACCGCAGGATATTTTATGATTACCTTTTTAGCAGGATTACAAGACATTCCAAATTCATTATATGAAGCTGCAGAGATAGATGGTGCTACTGGGAGGCAGAAATTTTGGAGGATAACTCTTCCTCTTTTAAGGCCACAGATCTTGTTTGTTATAGTGATGGGAACTATCGGCTGTATGCAAGTATTTGATCAGATTTATTTTTTAATCGAAAATATGAGAAATATCACGATTTCATTTTACATATATAAAAATGCCTTTGAATATGGAAATATGGGGTATGCATCATCGCTTGCGTTAATACTTTTCGGAATCATTATGTTTATTACTTTTTTGCAGCGAAGATATATCCCTGAAGAATATTGA
- a CDS encoding PhoH family protein, whose product MVKNFIIDTNVLIHDPNSILNFQDNNVLIPFPVLEEIDKLKTRSDKVAKSAREVNRILDSFRNGTPLHKGIKLPGGGTLKILALEKNDEKHKIPTYLGESKDDFILYYAMFLKTTDDLQTIIVSKDLNLRIKADALGLESQDYLTDKIDIKLLPDGYYINENPSIEVEKKDEYDFSELGFKEEPFPNTYLNYGDLFLRYDSKSKKFRTILVDFESEIFGIKPRNVEQVFSLDALIDPDIPFVTLVGKAGTGKTLLALAAGLYCVQVEKLYNKLLISKPVIPMGKDIGYIPGDIEEKMRPWLQPIYDNLDLLFKGTGKKPEEYLTKKDLLEIEVLSYIRGRTIPNQYMIVDEAQNLTPAEVKTILTRVGEGTKIVLTGDPYQIDNPYLDSSSNGLVYTASKFRDNSLSANITMKKGERSELATVSSEIL is encoded by the coding sequence GTGGTTAAGAATTTTATTATCGATACAAATGTTTTGATTCATGATCCTAACAGTATTCTCAATTTTCAAGATAACAATGTTTTAATACCATTTCCAGTATTAGAAGAAATTGATAAGCTAAAAACGAGAAGCGATAAAGTGGCAAAATCCGCCAGAGAGGTTAACAGAATTTTAGATAGTTTTAGAAATGGGACACCATTACATAAGGGGATCAAATTACCTGGCGGAGGTACATTGAAAATCTTGGCGCTGGAAAAAAACGATGAAAAACATAAAATCCCTACTTATCTGGGAGAATCAAAAGATGATTTCATATTATATTACGCCATGTTTTTAAAAACAACAGATGACTTACAAACTATAATAGTTAGTAAAGATTTAAACCTAAGGATCAAGGCTGATGCATTAGGATTAGAAAGCCAAGATTATTTGACTGATAAAATAGACATAAAACTTCTACCTGATGGTTATTACATAAATGAAAATCCAAGTATAGAGGTTGAAAAAAAGGATGAATATGATTTTTCAGAATTAGGGTTCAAAGAAGAACCTTTCCCAAACACATATCTGAATTACGGGGATTTATTTTTAAGATATGATTCTAAGTCAAAAAAGTTCCGAACAATTTTGGTTGATTTTGAAAGCGAGATTTTTGGAATAAAACCCAGAAACGTTGAACAAGTCTTTTCTTTGGATGCACTTATAGACCCTGACATACCTTTTGTGACGCTAGTCGGCAAGGCTGGCACGGGTAAGACGTTACTAGCGTTAGCGGCAGGGTTATATTGTGTGCAAGTTGAAAAGTTATACAATAAGCTCTTAATTTCAAAGCCTGTTATACCGATGGGGAAGGATATCGGGTATATACCTGGAGATATAGAAGAAAAGATGCGGCCATGGTTACAACCTATATATGATAATTTAGACTTATTATTTAAAGGTACCGGTAAGAAACCAGAAGAATATTTAACTAAAAAAGATTTATTGGAGATAGAAGTACTTTCCTACATAAGAGGAAGAACGATTCCAAACCAATACATGATAGTTGACGAAGCACAAAATTTAACACCTGCTGAAGTAAAAACTATCTTGACTCGAGTTGGAGAGGGCACAAAAATTGTATTAACAGGAGACCCATATCAAATAGATAACCCCTATTTAGACAGTTCATCTAACGGTTTAGTCTACACTGCATCAAAATTTAGAGATAATTCTTTATCTGCGAATATTACAATGAAAAAAGGTGAAAGGTCAGAATTAGCCACTGTATCTTCTGAAATTCTGTAG
- a CDS encoding YqeG family HAD IIIA-type phosphatase, translating to MNHITGLFKYIPIPREHSPDIYSVDYEKLRKLGFNTILMDYDFTITAWRDDNISDKTVNLLNKLINDGFKVAIVTNSKREKVKIIEKLTMGKVKVYTSMKKPNTKKLKSVLEELGSKESETVIIGDLFITDISVGNRLGLYTILINPYTYGLENKFKQFMAGFTKFAYNVFFYTIGWFFRAIDLVGPNEFKKSVFDIDYQHLKEKGYKILVFDFDNTLSEWHSDYLQPKVIDLFLKLKDLGFYVLIASNSSKKRFMNLNTQLSDLGIDLLASAMKPLRFKIRKKTKLHGYKPGEGVVIGDQLFTDVALGNALGFYTIKVKPLSKKEGLWTRFMRFFERIALKWIRKKPTLVKNE from the coding sequence TTGAACCACATAACGGGATTATTTAAATATATTCCAATACCTAGAGAACATAGTCCTGATATATACTCAGTTGATTATGAAAAATTAAGAAAGCTTGGTTTTAACACTATTCTTATGGATTATGATTTTACTATTACTGCCTGGAGAGATGACAATATTTCAGACAAAACAGTGAACCTTTTAAACAAATTAATAAACGATGGTTTTAAAGTGGCAATAGTTACAAATTCCAAAAGAGAAAAAGTAAAAATTATTGAAAAACTGACTATGGGTAAAGTAAAAGTATATACAAGTATGAAAAAACCTAATACTAAAAAATTAAAATCTGTTTTAGAAGAACTTGGTTCCAAAGAGTCAGAAACTGTTATTATAGGTGATCTTTTTATCACGGATATTAGCGTAGGAAATCGTCTGGGATTGTATACAATTTTGATAAATCCTTATACCTATGGACTCGAAAATAAGTTTAAGCAATTTATGGCTGGATTCACAAAATTTGCTTACAATGTATTTTTTTATACTATAGGTTGGTTTTTTAGAGCAATTGATTTAGTAGGTCCAAATGAATTTAAAAAAAGTGTATTTGATATTGATTACCAGCACCTAAAAGAGAAAGGGTATAAAATTTTAGTTTTTGATTTCGATAACACTCTCAGCGAATGGCATAGTGATTATTTACAGCCAAAAGTGATTGATCTCTTTTTAAAATTAAAAGATCTTGGATTCTATGTATTAATAGCAAGTAATAGTTCAAAAAAGCGTTTTATGAATTTAAATACCCAATTAAGTGATTTGGGCATAGATTTATTGGCTTCTGCAATGAAACCATTAAGATTTAAGATCAGAAAAAAAACAAAGTTACATGGTTACAAACCTGGGGAAGGTGTAGTGATTGGGGATCAACTTTTCACGGATGTTGCTTTAGGGAATGCTTTAGGTTTTTACACGATAAAAGTTAAACCTTTGTCTAAAAAAGAAGGATTATGGACTCGATTTATGAGGTTTTTTGAAAGAATAGCATTGAAATGGATAAGAAAAAAGCCCACCTTGGTAAAGAACGAGTAA